A genome region from Dolichospermum compactum NIES-806 includes the following:
- a CDS encoding cation:proton antiporter, with product MNTITLTWIATPFFLGFIIFLVPKLNRHLTLWGTIASAAYGLQLFIERSPITLNLLDSFGITLVADDLSGYFILTNALVTAAVALYCWRSDKTAFFYAQMIIVHGSLNAAFVCADFISLYVALEVSGIAAFLLIAYSRSDRSIWVGLRYLFVSNTAMLFYLVGAVLVYQTHHSFSFASLKGSPPEALALIFLGLLIKAGIFVSGLWLPLTHSESETPVSALMSGIVVKASVLPLLRCAFVSEEIDTIVRIFGMGTALMGVSYAVFEKDTKRLLAFSTISQLGWILAAPAVGGFYALTHGLVKSSLFLIAGSLPSRNFKELQNKPIHTTIWIPLVIASLSISGFPLLSGFAAKVSTTKNLESWQLILMNIAAVGTAISFAKFIFLPHTTAEEQKTKSGFWISVIFLITGLFVANIIYLPAYEITNITKAIAIIAAGWLGYHLIFKNLSISLPRVFEEFEHLVGVMSLTLIILFWMAFP from the coding sequence ATGAATACCATTACACTGACTTGGATTGCTACCCCATTTTTTCTAGGATTCATCATTTTTCTAGTCCCCAAACTTAACCGACATTTGACATTGTGGGGGACTATTGCTTCTGCTGCTTATGGGTTGCAGCTATTTATCGAACGATCACCCATCACCCTGAATTTACTGGATAGTTTTGGTATTACTTTAGTAGCCGATGATTTAAGTGGTTACTTTATTTTAACAAATGCACTGGTAACGGCTGCTGTTGCCCTCTACTGCTGGCGCAGTGATAAAACGGCTTTTTTCTATGCCCAGATGATTATTGTGCATGGTAGCCTCAATGCTGCCTTTGTCTGTGCAGATTTCATTAGTCTATATGTGGCGTTAGAAGTAAGCGGTATTGCGGCTTTTTTATTAATTGCTTATTCTCGTAGCGATCGCTCAATTTGGGTAGGTTTACGGTATCTCTTTGTTAGTAATACTGCAATGTTGTTTTATCTGGTTGGTGCAGTGCTGGTTTATCAGACACATCATTCCTTTAGTTTTGCCAGTTTAAAGGGATCACCACCAGAAGCACTAGCATTAATTTTTCTGGGATTATTAATCAAAGCGGGGATTTTTGTATCCGGTTTATGGCTACCTTTAACTCATTCTGAATCAGAAACACCAGTTTCCGCATTGATGTCAGGAATTGTCGTTAAAGCCAGTGTTTTGCCTTTATTACGTTGTGCATTCGTTTCCGAAGAAATTGATACCATAGTCAGAATTTTTGGTATGGGAACAGCTTTAATGGGTGTCTCCTATGCTGTATTTGAAAAGGATACCAAGCGCCTGTTAGCATTTAGCACTATTTCCCAGTTAGGCTGGATTCTCGCTGCACCGGCTGTAGGTGGATTTTATGCCCTCACTCATGGATTAGTCAAATCATCTTTGTTTTTGATTGCGGGTTCTTTACCCAGTCGCAATTTTAAAGAACTGCAAAATAAACCCATTCATACAACAATTTGGATACCTTTAGTTATTGCTAGTTTATCAATTTCTGGTTTTCCTTTGTTATCAGGGTTTGCAGCAAAAGTATCAACGACGAAAAATTTAGAATCTTGGCAATTGATACTGATGAATATTGCCGCAGTTGGTACAGCCATATCTTTTGCCAAATTTATTTTTCTCCCCCATACAACAGCAGAAGAACAAAAAACAAAATCCGGTTTTTGGATATCAGTAATCTTTTTGATTACTGGATTATTTGTGGCAAATATTATCTATCTTCCAGCTTATGAAATCACCAATATTACAAAAGCAATCGCAATTATCGCTGCGGGGTGGTTAGGATATCATTTAATTTTCAAAAATTTATCAATATCTCTACCTCGTGTATTTGAAGAATTTGAGCATTTAGTTGGTGTCATGAGTCTAACTTTAATCATATTATTTTGGATGGCTTTCCCATGA
- a CDS encoding cation:proton antiporter subunit C, with product MLEACVLVTILCGFFGIILKKNLVMKIVSMDVMSTGVIAFYVLIASREGLFTPIISDVKNIAYADPVPQAVILTAIVIGFSIQALMLVGVMKLARDNPTLESNEIEKNNTP from the coding sequence GTGTTAGAAGCGTGTGTACTGGTAACAATACTCTGTGGTTTTTTTGGGATTATCCTCAAAAAAAACCTGGTCATGAAAATAGTCTCTATGGATGTGATGAGTACAGGTGTGATTGCCTTTTATGTACTAATTGCATCACGAGAAGGGTTATTTACTCCCATTATTTCAGATGTAAAAAATATTGCTTATGCTGATCCTGTTCCCCAAGCAGTGATATTAACAGCAATAGTCATCGGTTTCTCGATACAGGCTTTGATGCTAGTTGGTGTGATGAAATTAGCACGGGATAATCCCACATTGGAAAGTAACGAGATTGAGAAAAATAATACACCATGA
- a CDS encoding aminotransferase class I/II-fold pyridoxal phosphate-dependent enzyme: protein MLNQNQTPLIDALKACKNRPHAPFYTPGHKRGTGISPFLTDLIGKDVFRADLTELAKLDNLFKPESVILAAQELAAEAFGAEKTWFLVNGSTCGIEAAILATCKMGDKIILPRNVHSSVISGLILSGAIPIFINPAYNSDLDIAYSITPEALKAALIQHPDTKAVLIVYPTYHGVCGDLLAFVHLTHQYNIPLIVDEAHGAHFHFHPDLPISALSAGADLTVQSIHKTLGAMTQASMLHIQGKIIDIDRVNKALQLVQSTSPSFILLASLDAARQQMAIHGKKLMSQTLELGKAARIQINQIPGLSTPLSQKEKSPEFIDLDKTRLTVNVSKLGFTGFAAEEILDEKFNVTPEFSSWQNLTFIISLGNTETDIQNLIISLNNLSRINPLEIQNILCKPRKNNTSNIISISPREAFFANSEILSFEKTQNRICAEIICPYPPGIPVLMPGELITKSALEYLQEIQKMGGFITGCADSSLRTLKVVKT from the coding sequence ATGCTCAATCAAAACCAAACCCCCCTGATAGATGCCTTAAAAGCCTGTAAAAACCGTCCTCACGCCCCATTTTACACCCCAGGACATAAACGCGGTACTGGCATTTCCCCATTCTTAACCGATTTAATCGGTAAAGATGTCTTTCGGGCTGACTTAACGGAATTAGCAAAGTTAGATAATTTATTCAAACCAGAAAGCGTAATTCTCGCAGCCCAAGAACTCGCAGCGGAGGCTTTTGGGGCTGAGAAAACATGGTTTTTAGTTAATGGTTCTACCTGTGGAATTGAAGCAGCAATTCTTGCTACTTGCAAAATGGGAGATAAAATTATTCTGCCGCGAAATGTCCATTCTTCAGTTATTTCTGGATTGATTCTTTCTGGTGCAATTCCTATTTTTATAAATCCTGCATACAACTCAGATTTAGATATTGCATACAGCATTACACCAGAAGCATTAAAAGCAGCATTAATACAACATCCAGATACCAAAGCAGTGCTGATAGTTTATCCTACCTATCATGGTGTTTGTGGAGATTTGCTGGCATTTGTACACCTTACTCATCAATATAATATTCCCTTAATTGTAGACGAAGCACATGGCGCACATTTCCATTTTCATCCCGATTTACCCATATCAGCTTTAAGCGCAGGTGCAGATTTAACTGTACAATCAATTCATAAAACACTGGGGGCAATGACACAGGCATCAATGTTACATATTCAAGGTAAAATCATTGATATTGATAGAGTCAATAAAGCCTTACAATTAGTACAATCTACCAGTCCTAGTTTTATCCTTTTGGCTTCTCTAGATGCTGCCCGTCAGCAAATGGCAATACATGGAAAAAAGCTCATGTCTCAAACTTTAGAATTAGGGAAAGCCGCCAGAATTCAAATTAATCAAATTCCTGGTTTATCTACTCCCCTTTCTCAAAAAGAAAAATCACCGGAATTTATAGATTTAGATAAAACTAGATTAACAGTTAATGTTAGTAAATTAGGGTTTACTGGCTTTGCAGCCGAAGAAATTTTAGATGAGAAATTTAATGTAACTCCAGAATTTTCATCTTGGCAAAATCTCACATTTATTATTAGCTTAGGAAATACAGAAACAGATATTCAAAATTTAATTATATCTCTAAATAATCTTAGTCGTATTAATCCATTAGAAATTCAAAATATATTGTGTAAACCCAGAAAAAATAATACAAGTAATATTATATCTATTTCTCCCCGTGAAGCTTTTTTTGCTAATAGTGAAATCTTGTCTTTCGAGAAAACTCAAAACCGGATTTGTGCGGAAATTATTTGCCCTTATCCTCCAGGAATTCCTGTATTAATGCCTGGAGAACTCATTACAAAATCAGCTTTAGAATATTTGCAAGAAATTCAAAAAATGGGTGGTTTTATTACAGGTTGTGCAGATAGTAGTTTGAGAACTTTAAAAGTTGTAAAAACATAA
- a CDS encoding ATP-binding cassette domain-containing protein, which yields MYTYKLNRIIFNNGLELQPGNITVIIGPNNAGKSRALKDIAGKTTKERSLQGIVVTDVEWTSPASLQEIRDIYNVERYQDENGSWMFRTLARTYATGTLVGCVKYQQSVYLQDLCSLTHPTTDFWCDTCVSPKSMW from the coding sequence ATGTATACCTACAAGCTAAATCGCATTATATTCAACAACGGCTTAGAATTGCAACCGGGAAATATTACTGTTATTATTGGTCCCAATAATGCTGGAAAAAGCCGTGCTTTGAAGGATATTGCTGGGAAAACAACGAAAGAACGATCTTTGCAAGGAATTGTTGTTACTGATGTTGAGTGGACATCTCCAGCTAGTTTACAAGAGATACGCGATATCTACAATGTAGAGCGATATCAAGATGAAAATGGTAGTTGGATGTTCCGTACATTAGCCAGGACTTACGCAACTGGCACATTGGTAGGGTGCGTCAAATATCAACAATCTGTTTATTTGCAGGATTTATGCAGTCTGACGCACCCTACAACAGATTTTTGGTGTGACACTTGCGTAAGTCCTAAATCCATGTGGTGA
- a CDS encoding 2-oxoisovalerate dehydrogenase E1 subunit beta, whose amino-acid sequence MIEIIFLVEDDPDGGYTATALGQSIFTQADDIETLRVMIRDAVHCHFPNEQKRPKIINLQHII is encoded by the coding sequence ATGATTGAAATTATATTTCTCGTTGAAGATGATCCAGATGGTGGTTATACAGCCACAGCATTAGGTCAATCAATTTTTACTCAAGCTGATGATATAGAAACACTGAGAGTAATGATTCGTGACGCTGTTCACTGTCATTTTCCTAATGAACAAAAACGTCCTAAAATTATTAACTTACAACACATTATCTAA
- a CDS encoding squalene/phytoene synthase family protein: MDLRVDALQILKDTSRTFYIPISILPSGLQEAVASAYLCMRAIDQIEDDPNLDNETKKRLLQNISLTLQAGVDGFPLDAFSVGFKGYENSLQEVSLRIREWSILAPESIAPRIWDATAAMADRMAYWADKNWKIETEADLDRYTFGVAGAVGLLLSDLWNWYDGTQSNRTQAIGFGRGLQAVNILRNNGEDLTRGVNFYPAGWDNDNLQEYARRNLILADAYTNSLPNGPALQFCQIPLALAHGTLDALASGKEKLSRSDVVSLIENLMGINAKAS; the protein is encoded by the coding sequence ATGGATTTACGTGTAGATGCGTTGCAAATCCTTAAAGACACTAGTAGAACTTTTTATATCCCAATTAGTATTTTACCATCAGGATTACAAGAAGCAGTGGCATCAGCATACTTGTGTATGCGTGCCATTGACCAAATTGAAGACGATCCAAACTTGGATAACGAGACTAAAAAACGCCTGTTGCAGAATATTAGCCTCACATTGCAAGCTGGAGTAGATGGTTTTCCGCTGGATGCTTTCTCTGTAGGTTTTAAAGGTTACGAAAATTCTTTACAAGAAGTTAGTTTAAGGATTAGAGAATGGTCAATATTAGCCCCTGAAAGTATTGCTCCGCGAATTTGGGATGCAACAGCGGCAATGGCTGATAGAATGGCTTATTGGGCAGATAAAAATTGGAAAATAGAAACAGAAGCGGATCTAGACCGTTATACATTTGGGGTGGCTGGTGCTGTGGGCTTGTTACTCTCAGATTTATGGAACTGGTATGATGGAACTCAAAGCAACCGCACTCAAGCCATAGGATTTGGTAGGGGTTTGCAAGCGGTCAATATTCTGCGAAACAATGGTGAAGACCTCACTCGTGGGGTCAACTTTTACCCAGCAGGTTGGGATAATGACAATCTCCAAGAATATGCCCGTCGCAATCTTATCTTAGCAGATGCCTATACGAACTCTCTGCCCAATGGACCGGCTTTGCAGTTTTGCCAAATTCCTTTGGCTTTGGCTCATGGCACTCTAGATGCTTTGGCTAGTGGTAAGGAAAAACTCAGTCGCAGTGATGTTGTTTCCCTGATTGAAAACCTGATGGGTATAAACGCCAAAGCCAGTTAG